The nucleotide sequence GCGCAAGCTGCTGGAGAAACAAAAAGAAGGCAAACGCCGCATGAAGCGCGTCGGCAAAGTGGATATTCCCCAGGAAGCCTTCCTGGCCGTCCTGCGGGTGAACGAAGAATCCTAGGGATTTACGATTGTCGATTTACGATTGTTGATTTACGAGTAAAGAGTTGTGACATTTGAAATTCGTAAATCGTAATTCGCAAATTGCTCTCACGCTGCCTTTTGTTTGTCTTCCGTGCCTCCGGTACCTTCGATTCCGTTTCGGAGGGGCGAAATCAGTATCTTCGCTGAGGTCAGGCGTTGCTTGTTCCAGACAAAACGCGAGCGCGTGATTGCAATCGGGACAGAAAGGTAGTTTCGTGCCGCGTAAGATCACTACCTCAACCGATTTCGTCTCGCGTGGATGAATCACCGTAAAAAGACCAGTTTCTCGCACAATCTCCCCAGAGCGATACACCGGTAATGCGGGAAATTGATAGGGACCGCTGTCATAATCAGTGTGGCTATCATTGACCGAACCGTTCATGTATAACCTCCGGAACGAAGCGCCGCAACCCTGGCCCTCTAACACTAAGAACTAGTGCAAAAATCATGCCGAAGTAAGTAATTGAAAATTCATAAGTTAGAGTTCTTATTTCTGCCCAAGGGGTGACTTTCTGGGATGCCTAGGATGAAATTTTTACCGGGTGAATTATAAGCTGCCTAAAGAATGAGATTTTGCATTTCACAGTTTGGGGCTGGCGTATGGCATTCTCAGAGGAGTCTTTACGACGAAGGAAAGCGCAACCACACCAGGAATAAAATTCTTAAATCGTACTTCTAAATCGCAAATCGTCCCTCCAAGAAACTGGCAACCGGTAACTGAGATCTGGCAACTGCCTTCATTCCTCCGCCGTCACCGGCTTCAAACTTCGCATCTTGTGCAGGAAGGCCTTGACCACGGCAGGGTCATATTGTGTGCCGCTGAGTGCTTCGAGCTCTGCCAGTGCCTGGGCCGGGCCTTTGCGGGTGGCGTAGGTGCGCTCGCTGGTTTGTTGCACATAGGCTTCTGCTACAGCGATCAGGCGCGCTCCCAGTGGAATTTTCTCGCCGCGAAGCTTGTCGGGATACCCGCCGCCATCAAATTTTTCATGGTGGTGCCGGATCAGCGTAGCCACGCGCAGGCCGCCGGGAACCAGCTCTGCGATTCTCGCCCCCAGTACGGAGTGCTGCTGCACCTGGCGAAATTCATCGCGGCTCAATTTGCCGGCTTTGTTCAGAATGGATTCAGGCACCAGCACTTTCCCAATATCATGAACGCGCGCGGCGCGGGTCACATCCGCGAGTTCCTCTTCCGAAAGACCCATTTCATTTCCCACCATCTCCGCATAATGGGCCACGGAGGCGCCGTGTCCGGCGGTGGCAACGTCGCGCGATTCCGCCGCCCGGTTCAGCATATTGATCGCTTCCAGCAATGCGTCCACGCCGCTGCCATCCACGATGGAATACGCCAACTGCTGCATGGTATCCACCAGCTCTTCCACCGCCTCCGGCCCAATGTTCTCGCGCTGTAAAAATAATTCAACGTACTGGGTGACGGCGTTTTTGGGGGGCAGGGCCTCCGAGTCGGCAAAGTCCTGCGGAGTAGAGACGCGGTTGCCGCCGGCGCGTTTCGAAGTGTACATTCCCAAATCGGCAATGTGGAGAAGGTCATCCGTCGAACTGCCATGTGTTGGAAATGCGGCAACGCCGAAGCTGCCGGTGATCTGCCGTTCGTTGAGCATGGTGTCGGTGGCAATCCACAGGCGCAGGCGTTCACACAGGATTTGCGCTTGCTCCAGGCTGGTTTCCGGCATCAGGATCACAAATTCATCGCCGCCGTAGCGGGCCACAATGTTCGACTGCCGCGATTTCTGTTCCAGGATTCTTCCCACCCGCGCCAGCACCAGGTCACCTTCCAGGTGTCCTTTGCTGTCGTTGACGCTCTTGAATTTATCCAGATCAATCAGCACCACCGAAAACGGGCGCTTGGTGCGCCGCGCGCGCTTCCACTCCGATTGTAGGGCCTCGTTGAAAAAACGCCGCGTCTTAATGCCGGTCAATCCATCGGTGATGGATTGTTGCTGCATGTTCTTAAACACGAAAGCGTTGTGCAGCGCGGTTGCCAGCAGGTCAGCCAGCGTGCGCAGGATCAGGACCTCTTGCTGCTCGAATGCATTTTCGCGCCCGCTCTCGACATTGAGCACCCCCAGGATCGTTTCTCCGTACGCAATGGGAATACACAGCACCGACTTCGATTCCGGAAGAATGCCCAGCAGGCGGCCTTCGCCGATATTTTGCACCAGGGCCATCTCGTTGTTGCGTGCCACCCGGCCCAGGATTCCCACGCCCAGGGGAATGCGCCGTCCTACATTTTTTTCCGCACTGCCGGCTTCCGCCTGAATTTCAATTTCCTTGCGCGCGTAGGCCAGAATGCCAATCCCGATGTGGTCAAAGTGAAAATTCTTTTCGATTTCACCCACAATCTCCGCCATCATGGCCTCGGGTTCCTGGCTCGAGATTGCCGTGCGCGAGACGCTATTCAGAAATTCCAGGTAACGCGAGCGCCGCTGCTCTTCGGCAAAAAGACGGGCGTTGCTCACGGCCACGGCAACCTGTCCGGCGGCGGTTTTCAGCACGTTAAGGTCGCGCTCTTCGTACACGAACTCGCGCTCGTAGTTCAGGGCGGCCATCACACCCACGGCGCGTCCCATCATGAAGATGGGTACGCCGCACAGGCAGCGCGAACGCCGGCCCGTGGGCACGAGTCCCAGGCCCGAGCGCGTCTTTTCCATCTCTGAGCGCACCAGCAGCGGCTCCCCGGTTTGAATAATGAACTCCGTAATTCCGTTGGTGCAGCGTCGCGTCCGCTTGGGCAGCAGCTCGCCATCCACGACTTCCAGTTCAAAACGGATCTCATCGTCTTCCTGGAATGCGATGTAGAAGTTGCGCGTGTCGAACAGGCATCCCAACTCGCGCTGGATCGCCCGCAAGACTTCATCAGAATCAAGCTGCGAACTGACCACCTGGCCGATGTCAGTGAGCAGTTCATACTCCTGCGTGCGGCGAATGGCCTGCTGCATGAGCACATAATTTTCCAGAGCCATGCTCAGTTGCTGCACAATCGCGGCCAGCAACCTGACCTGCAACCCGCTCAAGCCCGCGCGGTCGAGGTGCGGCGCCATCACCACGCCGAAGTTGTTCTCCTGCGTGCGCAGGCTGACAACCGTAAGTCCGAGGGACTTCTGTTTTTCGAGCATGCGGCATAGTTTTACGGCGCGAGGGTCGGCGGAATTTTCTTCCAGCAACGAGCCCAGACTCTTCTTGATCCACGGGCCTTCACAGGCCGCTGCTCGCTCCGCCAGGAAGTCTGCTGCGCCTTCTTCGTTCAACGTATTAAAAAAATCTGCCGTAAGCCCGTGCTGCACACTGGGCAGCACCCGCCGCCAATCTTGTGCAATCCAAATCACCCCTTGCTGCGTGTGCATCGTCCTGAGTACCCGCTCCAGCACCTCCCCTATGGGCTCTTCGATTTCAGAGGCGTCCATCAGGCGGCGGTGGTCAAGCTGCAGGCGCGAGAAATCCAGCAAGCTCTCCCGTATGCGGCGGCGCTCA is from Terriglobales bacterium and encodes:
- a CDS encoding diguanylate cyclase, producing MEPSALNSILLVQGSSAFLLFLVFRFLYVEGRERYFFAWQIAWGLFAVYSLCQLLIGYQNSIGYQTAWTPLIYFCAKTTLALMAFCIYVSTRWVREDFTWRRLDAVLLVAALVSGFAGQHPVKYFFVVDLGIAFLLAISGWRFFAYGRKRNSPPLRMIGISLLAWAVLLMLEHSQVSLLPFFIGYSEFLVFILLLLLALAMVMALYENERRRIRESLLDFSRLQLDHRRLMDASEIEEPIGEVLERVLRTMHTQQGVIWIAQDWRRVLPSVQHGLTADFFNTLNEEGAADFLAERAAACEGPWIKKSLGSLLEENSADPRAVKLCRMLEKQKSLGLTVVSLRTQENNFGVVMAPHLDRAGLSGLQVRLLAAIVQQLSMALENYVLMQQAIRRTQEYELLTDIGQVVSSQLDSDEVLRAIQRELGCLFDTRNFYIAFQEDDEIRFELEVVDGELLPKRTRRCTNGITEFIIQTGEPLLVRSEMEKTRSGLGLVPTGRRSRCLCGVPIFMMGRAVGVMAALNYEREFVYEERDLNVLKTAAGQVAVAVSNARLFAEEQRRSRYLEFLNSVSRTAISSQEPEAMMAEIVGEIEKNFHFDHIGIGILAYARKEIEIQAEAGSAEKNVGRRIPLGVGILGRVARNNEMALVQNIGEGRLLGILPESKSVLCIPIAYGETILGVLNVESGRENAFEQQEVLILRTLADLLATALHNAFVFKNMQQQSITDGLTGIKTRRFFNEALQSEWKRARRTKRPFSVVLIDLDKFKSVNDSKGHLEGDLVLARVGRILEQKSRQSNIVARYGGDEFVILMPETSLEQAQILCERLRLWIATDTMLNERQITGSFGVAAFPTHGSSTDDLLHIADLGMYTSKRAGGNRVSTPQDFADSEALPPKNAVTQYVELFLQRENIGPEAVEELVDTMQQLAYSIVDGSGVDALLEAINMLNRAAESRDVATAGHGASVAHYAEMVGNEMGLSEEELADVTRAARVHDIGKVLVPESILNKAGKLSRDEFRQVQQHSVLGARIAELVPGGLRVATLIRHHHEKFDGGGYPDKLRGEKIPLGARLIAVAEAYVQQTSERTYATRKGPAQALAELEALSGTQYDPAVVKAFLHKMRSLKPVTAEE